From the Manis javanica isolate MJ-LG chromosome 11, MJ_LKY, whole genome shotgun sequence genome, one window contains:
- the LOC108396685 gene encoding olfactory receptor 5M5-like, with translation MSGRNYTEVTEFILLGLTSRPELRVVFFVLFLVVYIVTVIGNAGMIILIQIDSRLHTPMYFFLSSLSVLDLCFSTNVTPKMLENFLSEKKTISYAGCLVQCYIVIAVVLTEHCMLAVMAYDRYMAICNPLLYSSKMSKNVCVLLIVVPYVYGFLLSVMETLRTYNLSFCGANEINHFYCADPPLIELACSATYSKELSMYIVAGFSNVQSLLVILASYVSILAAILRSHSAEGRKKAFSTCGSHLTVVTIFYGTLFCMHLRRPTEESVEQGKMVAVFYTTVIPMLNPMIYGLRNKDVKEALRKAIGKQKLGK, from the coding sequence ATGTCCGGAAGAAACTACACTGAAGTGACAGAATTCATTCTCTTGGGCCTAACAAGCCGCCCAGAGCTGCGAGTTGTTTTCTTCGTGTTGTTCCTTGTCGTCTACATAGTCACGGTGATAGGAAATGCGGGCATGATTATTTTGATCCAAATTGATTCTCGACTTCATACTCCCATGTACTTTTTTCTCTCAAGCTTGTCTGTTCTAGATCTGTGTTTCTCCACAAATGTCACTCCCAAAATGCTAGAAAATTTCTTATCGGAGAAGAAGACCATCTCCTATGCAGGGTGTCTGGTGCAGTGCTATATTGTCATTGCTGTGGTCCTTACGGAGCACTGCATGCTGGCCGTCATGGCGTATGACCGTTACATGGCTATCTGTAACCCTCTTCTCTATAGCAGCAAGATGTCCAAGAATGTCTGTGTCCTCCTGATTGTTGTCCCTTATGTCTATGGCTTCCTGCTTAGTGTGATGGAAACCTTGAGGACCTACAACCTATCTTTCTGTGGTGCTAATGAAATTAATCATTTCTATTGTGCTGATCCCCCTCTTATCGAGCTGGCGTGCTCTGCCACCTACAGTAAGGAGTTATCCATGTACATAGTGGCTGGCTTCAGTAACGTCCAGTCCCTGCTGGTCATTCTCGCATCCTATGTGTCCATCCTTGCTGCTATCCTCAGAAGCCATTCtgcagaagggagaaaaaaagcttttTCTACCTGCGGCTCCCACCTGACTGTGGTCACAATCTTTTACGGAACTCTCTTCTGCATGCATCTGAGACGTCCCACAGAGGAGTCCGTGGAGCAAGGCAAAATGGTGGCTGTGTTTTACACCACTGTGATCCCTATGCTGAACCCCATGATCTACGGGCTCAGGAACAAGGACGTGAAAGAGGCCTTGAGAAAAGCAATAGGGAAACAAAAATTGGGGAAATAG